Proteins encoded together in one Telopea speciosissima isolate NSW1024214 ecotype Mountain lineage chromosome 4, Tspe_v1, whole genome shotgun sequence window:
- the LOC122659119 gene encoding uncharacterized protein LOC122659119 produces the protein MFPATWLRDLERIFEVLPCNDLEKIRCATFQLRGDADIWWRSSKDHFWARYPNATWNQFKEAFLKNYFPRNFREKKEIEFMNLSQGSKSVFEYQQLFEEGFRACLSTAVVLHKYPTYAEVVEAAKLIEDQQRANYQAIQVGKRPVSSHDPKGPSKFQRRGSYTNATPIQFRRPDSTQVPKSEPASHYVAQTLICYNCKESGHMAKDCPQSRQSGSWLVATSKPSLARVAVRPLAPAPVRKTQGRVYSVTHKEAQVDPSVITGMISVCSLPAYVLFDSGASHSFISLSFAEKLPFEPVSTPTGSKVELDRSFHFYPIRVSDHGLEASLIILDMKDFDVILGMDWLSTHGASLICAERKILFRAGEENEFMFKGNKSKKPNNPIISALQVQKVLAQGCQCCLDSVVDFEAKVTPMEEIRVVRDFPDVFPEDLTRLPPDREIEFMIDLIPGAAPVSKASTERPHLN, from the exons ATGTTTCCAGCTACTTGGCTTAGGGATCTCGAGAGGATCTTTGAAGTATTACCATGTAATGATCTCGAgaagatccggtgtgctactTTTCAACTCCGAGGTGACGCTGATATATGGTGGCGTTCCTCGAAAGATCATTTTTGGGCAAGATATCCCAATGCTACTTGGAATCAATTTAAGGAAGCTTTTCTCAAGAATTACTTTCCAAGAAATTTTCGAGAAAAGAAGGAGATTGAATTCATGAACCTCAGCCAAGGATCCAAATCAGTCTTTGAATACCAACAACTTTTTGAGGA AGGATTTAGAGCCTGTCTGAGCACTGCAGTGGTGTTGCACAAGTATCCCACCTATGCTGAAGTGGTTGAAGCTGCTAAACTGATAGAAGACCAACAGAGAGCGAATTATCAGGCCATCCAAGTAGGCAAGAGGCCGGTATCATCTCATGACCCTAAGGGACCTAGCAAGTTTCAAAGAAGAGGATCTTATACCAATGCGACCCCAATTCAATTCCGCAGGCCTGATTCAACTCAAGTGCCTAAATCTGAACCTGCATCTCACTATGTAGCACAGACTCTCATATGTTACAACTGCAAGGAGTCTGGGCATATGGCCAAGGATTGTCCTCAATCACGACAATCGGGTTCATGGCTGGTAGCGACTTCCAAACCATCCCTAGCAAGGGTTGCTGTTCGTCCACTTGCTCCTGCTCCAGTGAGGAAGACTCAGGGACGAGTCTATTCTGTCACCCATAAGGAAGCTCAGGTTGACCCCAGTGTTATCACAG GCATGATTTCTGTGTGCTCCTTACCTGcttatgtgttatttgattcgggggcGTCACACTCCTTTATATCCCTCTCCTTTGCTGAGAAGTTACCTTTTGAACCGGTTAGTACGCCGACTGGAAGCAAAGTTGAGCTGGATCGATCTTTTCACTTTTACCCTATTCGAGTGAGCGACCATGGACTCGAAGCCAGTTTAATTATCTTAGACATGAAAGATTTTGATGTGATTCTGGGAATGGACTGGTTATCCACGCATGGGGCTAGTTTGATTTGTGCAGAAAGGAAGATACTTTTCAGGGCAGGAGAGGAAAATGAGTTTATGTTTAAGGGTAATAAAAGTAagaaacccaataacccaatcaTATCAGCTCTCCAGGTCCAGAAAGTCTTAGCCCAAGGTTGTCAATGTTGCCTAGACTCAGTAGTGGACTTTGAAGCAAAGGTTACACCGATGGAAGAAATAAGAGTGGTAAGGGATTtccctgatgtctttccagaagacctTACACGCTTACCACCGGATCGAGAGATAGAATTTATGATCGATCTAATACCCGGTGCTGCTCCAGTGTCTAAAGCAAGTACAGAACGGCCTCATCTGAACTAA
- the LOC122660541 gene encoding gamma-glutamyl peptidase 3-like has protein sequence MVSGDQKRYCMLMAVEDSDYVKKVYGGYFNVFLKAFGEEGEEWDLFRVFDGEFPDMDDLHKYHGFVISGSPCDAYGNELWILKLCFLLQTLDAMEKKVLGICFGHQVLCRALGGRVGKAYGGWDLGLRKITIVEDLPLSSFFGGLEEIPPSLTIFECHQDEVWEVPLGAEVIGFSEQTGVEMFAIGEHILGIQGHPEYSKDILYDIIHRLSNNNSIEKEFAEDAKSRMEIGEPDRKCWVKICKSFLKGR, from the exons ATGGTCTCTGGAGATCAGAAGAGGTACTGTATGTTAATGGCAGTAGAGGATTCTGATTATGTGAAGAAAGTATATGGTGGGTACTTTAATGTATTTCTTAAAGcatttggagaagaaggggaagaatgGGActtatttagggtttttgatggTGAGTTCCCTGACATGGATGATCTTCACAAATACCATGGTTTTGTCATCAGTGGTAGTCCTTGTGATGCTTATGGGAATGAGTTATGGATCTTGAAACTTTGCTTTCTTTTGCAAACACTGGATGCCATGGAAAAGAAGGTTCTTGGCATATGCTTTGGACACCAG GTGCTGTGCAGAGCATTGGGTGGAAGGGTTGGGAAAGCTTATGGTGGATGGGATCTTGGGTTGAGGAAAATCACGATTGTTGAAGACTTGCCCCTTTCTAGCTTTTTTGGTGGCCTTGAGGAAATCCCTCCTTCCCTTACCATCTTTGAGTGTCATCAAGATGag GTATGGGAAGTACCTTTGGGAGCTGAGGTGATTGGGTTCTCAGAGCAAACTGGAGTAGAGATGTTTGCAATTGGAGAGCATATATTAGGCATTCAAGGCCACCCTGAATACAGTAAAGACATCTTATATGATATTATCCATCGCCTCTCTAATAACAACTCTATAGAA AAAGAATTTGCAGAAGATGCAAAATCAAGAATGGAGATTGGAGAACCAGATAGAAAATGTTGGGTGAAGATTTGCAAGAGCTTTCTTAAGGGGAGATAG
- the LOC122659120 gene encoding polygalacturonase-1 non-catalytic subunit beta-like codes for MVDDPGEVGQVDDHGEVGQVDDPGEVDQVDDFGEVDQVDDFGEVGRVDDLGKFHQDASHSAASTSDGIILYSKKNDIFPLSIHLNMGCQAENTFSQYWKEHIGLPNPPHWLVAKASPLNLHQVVVFEKLMEENGLASHLHSFCKQANVVCSTNALVKETINNTSLPPIAQWNSAKLTYEGLPNETLLSVARQGGLPYFRESMVKEGGFMPIPDLRDPMSYKSFLPQPLASKIPFSFTRIKELKKLFGVVDESNMNEYIEDTLEVCERKPIRGEQFTCATSAEDLIDFVVEKLGHHICVWGTESVEGSYENVTIGAVKLIYGNLSEPPALCHSQPFPFQVYYCHVLQKVMYMQLICMLGRK; via the exons ATGGTTGATGACCCTGGCGAGGTCGGCCAAGTTGATGACCAtggagaggtcggccaggttgATGACCCTGGCGAGGTCGACCAAGTTGATGACTTTGGCGAGGTCGACCAAGTTGATGACTTTGGCGAGGTCGGTCGAGTTGATGACCTGGGCAAG TTCCACCAGGATGCATCCCATTCTGCTGCTTCAACTTCTGATGGTATCATACTTTATAGTAAGAAAAATGATATTTTTCCACTATCCATTCATCTCAATATG GGTTGTCAAGCTGAAAATACCTTCTCACAATATTGGAAAGAGCATATTGGTCTTCCAAACCCACCACATTGGTTAGTTGCAAAggcttctccattaaacctcCATCAGGTGGTAGTGTTTGAGAAACTTATGGAAGAAAATGGATTGGCTTCTCACCTACACTCCTTTTGTAAACAAGCTAATGTTGTTTGTTCTACAAATGCACTGGTGAAGGAGACAATAAATAACACATCCCTACCACCAATAGCTCAATGGAATAGTGCCAAATTAACATATGAAGGCCTTCCAAATGAAACACTCCTATCAGTTGCCAGACAAGGGGGATTACCATATTTTCGAGAATCAATGGTGAAAGAGGGAGGTTTCATGCCCATCCCTGATCTACGAGACCCAATGTCATATAAATCATTCTTGCCACAACCTCTAGCAtcaaaaatcccattttccttTACCCGGATCAAGGAATTAAAGAAGCTTTTTGGTGTGGTGGATGAATCAAACATGAATGAGTATATTGAAGACACCCTTGAGGTATGTGAAAGGAAACCCATTAGAGGTGAACAATTCACCTGTGCAACTTCTGCTGAGGATCTTATTGattttgttgttgagaaattaGGGCACCATATATGTGTATGGGGTACTGAGAGTGTTGAAGGATCTTATGAGAATGTTACAATTGGAGCTGTGAAACTCATATATGGAAACCTCTCTGAACCACCAGCCTTATGTCATAGTCAACCATTTCCATTTCAAGTCTATTATTGCCATGTTTTACAGAAAGTAATGTATATGCAGTTGATATGCATGCTTGGAAGAAAGTGA